From the genome of Clavelina lepadiformis chromosome 2, kaClaLepa1.1, whole genome shotgun sequence:
AATAGCAGCTCCGCTACATAATTTTCGTAATTATTGTTAATCACGTGCAACACTGGCTTGGTGTGAATGCAGCAAATTTTACTGCACCATAGGCAATATCAACTCTTACTTTTAACCTGACTGGACATAGGCTACCCAGGGTGCAGTTTGTGCGATGTGTTCGCCAAATACGTTATGCCAACTGCAATCTCTAAAAATACACACAGTGCTCTTTttcattcaaacaaaataaaattggaGAGGAGCAAACTGAATTTGCAGTTTGTGCCAAGATGTGACATGGTCCATGACATGCCGAGgttaaaacaagttcatgCCACTTGACTGTAGGTCACGCTGAAGATCTTCGGCACAACTCACATATAATGTACCCTTACTGGATACATACACATGTTCCCGACGGGAAAGTAGTGGTTTTCGCTGAGAAATTGTGCGTGCAACGACGTAAATTTGGCGTTGTAtcccagattggaaagtttgctaggTGCGCAAGGGATTAATATTAATTGCGCATTTACTAGctattgtttcatttcatCTTGTTGTGCGGGGGATATTCCACgcaaaaaacagcaaactatTCAATCTGGGTTGTAGCTAAAGTAGGATTTTCCCAAATTTCCACCTCAAGGTGTATAAAATCGGCGTCTTAATGGAGAATACTTTTCTATTAACTTGGGGCAAAACTATCTGGCACATGGTTCTGTTTACGGGGAAGTACCAATTTCAATACTAATTTTCCTGTAAGTCTTTTGGGGGCGACAGTAGAGGTGCGTCGAATGGTCGAATTGGACTTTTTGGATTCGGTCCGAAACcgaactttttgaaaaagaaaacgaaTTGTCTTCGCCAAACCATGTATTCAACTTTTGTAAATGTTGCCGTGTAGTAACAGTTTCCAACGAGTTTAACCAGCGAGCAAAATACAGTCGGCCTTGTACAACTAAGTCACGCTTGACAATTCACCCTAATTCTTGCCCCACATATATGGACTACAGTACTACACTGAGTTTGTATGCATACATGCATGCAATATTTTGTCTCTTTCAGAACTTACATCCATCCACAGAAGGATAATTTTTACGTACAAACATGCGTAAACCGTAAGTTAACCGGATACGTTAAAAACAACTTCCACCAGAGTTCACTTGGAACATACTTTTGAACAGGGCCGGATTAAGACGAAACTGGGCCTGATGCTGCAGCGCAAAAACAGGCCTATTTTTTCTAGGCATTGGTACATATGCATTCGACACTCTGACTCCACCGTACACGCGTAATCAGACCGACCAAAGAGCCTTTATTGCTTTCGACGCAGTCAGccaaattttaatgaacatgAACAATAATAACGacgtgttatcgtaaaaactCGAGAGTAACATCAGGCTATGTAACACCAACACAATTCAATACCAATATTGCCTGAAAAGCGGAGTTAATGAAGAAAAGGCTAATCCATATCAACTTAACGTTGGCATATTGTCAATGCTGCGCTAGTGCTGCTTACTTATACTACTGTTTTTCGAGCCTTAGCAAGCGCGAAATCTTCGATCATGTCAGTGCAGTCAAGGCTGCTCAGCACCTCATGTTCAATGCTCATAAGCGCCAGCATGTTTAGCCTTTCCTCCCTCATCGAGGACCGCAGCTCTCCTTTGACTATTCCCAGTTTTGAGAAGCTCCGCTCGCCGGAGGCATTAGACACCATCAAGCACAGATAGATGCGCAAAGCAATCTCGACGTTTGGAAATGTTTGAGAAAGGTTCAACGACGACAAAAGCTTGTACATGGTAAGCTCTGCTGACTCGTTCACACTCACCGATTTCTGGGTGCGCATAAATGCAGCAAACTGTATGAGCTCAGCCACCAGCGTGTCTTCCAAGTCATCTGGATACGAGGAAACGAGATTTTGAGCTTTATTCTCGATCTGCTTTATGCTCAATGACGTTAGCTCCGAAAGAAAGCCGAATGTTGTAGATATATCCTCATACGCCTTCATTCGCTTTTCCAGTTCAGCTAACAGTCTGTCGATCATGACCAGATATATATGGGTTTTGAATGTTTCCCTAGGGGTGAGGTTTTCTTCGTTTGCAGCTCCTTCATCAGGCATTCGCTTTCGCTTACGGCCTCGACGTTCTTCAGCCTTGTATTCGCCGTGAGGAACCTTTTCGATCGCCATCTGCTCATACACGTCAAATCTGTCCCGTGCAAATTGAATCGTGTCGACCAGTGATGCCAATAAACTAGTTGCCGTATTCAGACTGACTGTAGGGTCTTGGAGGCTAATGCTCGTACTGTTGAGACGGCATAGGATATCGTTCCAGGCAGTCGCCATAACTGCTGTCTCAAGTTCGTCCATCCTGCGCGAAAATCCGTCGGCCTGGTTTCTCGTATCGGCCTTCTGCTCCTTATCTGCCGCAAGCTCATCCAGGACTTCTTGAATGCTCTTCCACCCTTCTACTAGCGCTTTGACAGCATCTGCACGTTCACACCATCGGGttccagacaaacctttgagcGTTAATGTGCAGCGATTCTTCAGTTTCTGCCAGCGATATGTCGATTCAGACAGGAAAACGTATAGTCCattgacaaaatgaaaaaacctgGTACAGCCAGCGCAGCTATTAACAGCCTGGTCTCCTACCAGGTTTAAACTGTGGTTGCAGCATGGAATAAAAGCAGCATATTTACATTCTCGCTTCACAATTGCCTGGACACCGTTGTACCGTCCTGACATGTTTGACGCATTGTCATACGACTGGCCTCTGCAGTTAGTAACATCCAAGCCATTTTCCTTCAGAAAGTTCAGAAGTATGCTAGCCATGTGCGTAGCGGTGTGTCTCATCATAGGCAAGAATGTCAGGAACCGTTCAACTGGACCCAACGGCAGAACATATCGAATAACAATCGTTAGCTGGTCGAGGTGTGATACGTCAGGTGTAGAGTCAATCGAGACAGAGAAATACTTCGCCTTCTTGGCTTCTTTCAGGATGGTGTCCTGCACCTTTTGTCCCATGAGCTGCACCAGCTCCTCGCAAATTGTGGATGACAAATAAGAAATGTGACCTTTCCCGCAGTTCGCATATTTTCTAATATGGCTAGCCAGCAGAGTATCGTACTCCGCCAACAACTCAATGATGCCAAGGTAGTTACCATTATGAGGGGAACCTATGATCTCATCCGCGCCCCTTATAGCAAGGCCACGCTTAGCTAGGAATATCAGAACGTCGATGAGCCGCTTTACAATCTGGCGCCAGTAACACCGCTCTTCCTCGACCTGTTTAGCGGCTAGGTAGTCAACACGACCGGCCTCCCTCTGTCGGCTCGCAAAAGACAACATAGCCTTGCGATGACCATCGCTGCTTTCATGCATTTTTATTCTGGATTCGCCTGTCCTCCAATTGTCGAAACCGCCGGATACGAACTTGGTTGCTTGAACAGCATTACCACCGAACAACTTGCATGCAAAGCAGAACACCTTCCCGGTCGAAGGCGAGTAGCACAACCATTGTCTATAGGATTTTTCACCATTGAGCGGATGCGTACGCACGAAGAAGGTCTTAGTGCATCGACGTTGGAATGATTCACCTAGGTATTGTCTGGCGCTCTCTTCAAACATCGATTCAGTGTGTTGGCAGTGTTTTGAACCTTTCTTGGCCCAATATTCTCGAGTGTCAGCGTTGATTTTACCCCACTGTCCTAAATCATTGGTGATATCCTCCAGCGTTTGCGCCAGTGCTTCGCCAGTGATAGCGTCTCCTTTCACCTCTGCTCTCTCCGCTGAACTTTCCCGCTCTTTATCCTCTCTTTCCTCATCAGGTTCATCTTGCTTGGCCTGGTCTTCAGGAGCGCTCGAATTCGCAATCGCATCCGACGCAGGCAATTGAGACGAAGCTGCTCGCATTCCAAAGTATGAACTCAGTTTTGGAATTTTCGCCAGAAGCTTTTCTTGTTCTGCTGCTtctttccttttctttttcgctttatCCCATCCACTGAGTTGAGACGCCATAGCAAGCGTGCACAAAACGCAgctaaatttgtaaattgtggAACCGTAAAATTTATCGCATTAACTTGAAAGCTTCCGTTACAATAAACACAACGCCGTATATTTAGCCTACgtcacagtgcaaaaaaaaaacattagcaATTGTCTTAGAATTAAGGCAGTCGCTAGCGTCCAAGTGAACCCCAATGCTTtccatcattttttgttataaactgaCACTGGTTtccatcattttttgttgtgaacCGGCAGTTGTTTGCACGGTGTTAGCTTGTGAATCGGCAATGAAACAACATTGAACTCAACAATAATGATTGCTAACTCTTTTCCCAACCATAATGAGTACTAATCTTACTGCCTTAACCTAATCTATTCCTAAGGCTTAGCCTAactcagtggttctcaaccgccGGTCCGCGAAGTACCGTATCTTACTTTCTGCCAAGCTAATTTTAATCTGGAATCATAAGCATTGCAAAGTTGATACTTCCTGTAAAACTCATTTTACGCTTGGCCGATTCACAGCAGTAGGCTAAAACTGGCATAGCCTATCTCTCCTTCGTTGATACAGCAGAACTGTTTAATAATAAAGGTTAACCTTCCGATGACCTAGATTTTGTGCCGTTTatgattgtttcgtcataaactgCGTCTagctttcaaaaagttttgtaatacaAGGTCATTCTTCACTTTTCAGATGCTGCAATAGCTTGTCCTGTTAAACTACAGAAGGATTAATATGGAATCAACGAACCAACAAGTGTATTTTAACAAGAAGGAAAAAACTAAGACTTCTGAAACAAATAATTCTCAAAATGGAAATGAACCAAGTATCAGTAGGTGCAAATGTAAACTACGAAAAGGGCATATGCAGATAAGTTGAGTGTCACAGAGGGAAGTAAGAAACGAAAAGGGGAATTTGTCAggcaatacaataaaaatacttggAGCTTGGTTTTACAATAGTTCCGGGTAGTGAACAATCGTCACGGCCCTAATGTTTGGTGTGCTCCCAAATTCTGCCAAATGACGTTATGAAACCTTCTAAAGTTGTTCGTCACTTTCATTCAAAGCACAACAATCTTGAAGGCAAGCCACTTGAATATTTTGGACGAATATTCTCTGATATGAAcgattaaaaaaagcaaatgaaaagaTGACGACTACCGAAAAATCCTTTCTTCATGAATCCTATCTAGTTTCTCTACGAAtagttaaaaccaaaaaaagcaTACACGATTGGGGAAGAGTTAATAAAGCCGTGCATCTTATCTGCGGCTGAAGTAATGAAGGGCCCTGAAACAGCTCGAaaagtgttataatttttcatcTTAAATAAGTAGTCTATGCCAAAATCTTGCTTTATCTTACGTGCCTAGGCGTAACACTGTGCCTAGGCGTGCGAAAGTCGGACTACAAATTTCATAATAAGAATTATTTGTGGGTTAATTAAGCAAAGGAAAACTGTTCagcgtccggaaaattcacgTCTGTTTTCGTCTGGGCCTATTTCAGGAATGGGCCTAATGCTGCAGCATCAATAGCATCCACCTTAATCCTGCACTGCTTTTGAACACTCGCGCTTGTCACCGTAATAAAGAGTACATTTAtaattaagtttgtttaacCTTAATCCAAATATCCAATACTATGACCACTGAATACTAGTACCTAGTAGGCTTAGGGATGTCCAATACAGAATAAttgactataggcctactcagGGCCGGATTTAGACCATGAGAGGGCCTAGGCTATTCCATTTGTGAGGCcccttattttatttttgaagtcaGATTCGACTGTGCgtgaaagcaaccaatgttcctaaaaaaaaaaaaaaaaaaacaatacactatttgcatgttcttaattttgggatgtctttggtacaaaatggtataccaaaggtgtcaaaatgcccaaaagaCGAACccctgccctaaaaataagacgtaAGGTTCTCTAAAGCAATTAAAGCGGCATCAATCCCAAACTTCGAAATTGAATTTCGAGGCCGTAGCCTATTGGTAAATCCGGCACTGACTATACTAGAATAATCTAGAATAGTCTATTCCGGATCCAGAATTTTGAATCCTATTCTAGAATagcataaaagttaaaaaatctaAGCACTGCAGTTCTTTTGTTTTGCCTTTGTAATAGGCTCACGAAATTATTTTGGTTCAAGCAAGTTGAAACTTGTCAAACTGACATGACAGATGGTTTAATTCATGACAATTAACGCATCCAGTTCATAGCATTGGAATGTGAAACAACAAATCTCCTGAACGTGCCAATGAAAACCttcaattataaaataaaaccagtaCAGTTATGTAAGCGCTCTGGTAAAcaaggttttaaaaattggaACCGAAGCAAtcgcaactgtttgtgataaaCACGAATTGCGATTAAATACTAGTCAGGCAATCTTTTTACAGTCCAATTAGGAAAGCAATAACTTTCTCAGTTTTCTCATCACACGTCGTACTTTTTTCGTGACATAGCGTGCGTGGAAATACATGGATGGTTACAATAGAGATCTGCGATTCAAAACTGTTATACCAAATTTCGATTCCTGGGCTTCTTTTGAGCATCAATAAAGTTATAAGAAAATAGGAAAGGTATCCCGCATCAGATTTATACACTAAGTGTTCGCTTTAGTCAGCTATCACTTGGTAGTTCTGACATGATTCGCTCAAATTAAGACATTTTACATGTTATTATGTGCATACCGAGCcagattttttttgcaaaagaatAAACCTATGAAAGCTATAATTTTTCAAACGCGCACTAAAACAATGGGTAACACTGTTTAAGCAAAACAAGTATCAATCTGCCAAATACTTAAATCTGACCAACTATGGCACCATGCCCTGAGGTTTTACAATAATCTGAGTCCGCCTACGCGTTAACCGGCTAAAAACATACCGATGTCCAGATCTTACGTTTTGCGGCCTTGTGGCATAGCAAGTTATTTTATTCCGTATTTGCAACtcgaataaaaataaacagaacaaaataCGTGCGTTGGGTTAGTAATGGTTATAATGAACCTTGATATCGGCATAGAAATGGCGCACACATGGTATACGCAGCACGtaaattttcaaagatttcATCGAAACTTGACTTCACGAAAAATGACGTCAACAAGACAAAAACGTCACCACAAAATACGGAACGCACAATGACCTAACATCTAAGGCAAAAAGGATATAATATACCACCGTATGTCACGTAACTGCTTGCAAGGAAAAAGTGACGGATGCTAAAACAGCAACCCTTGAAAAGCCATAAAGCCGAGAACGAACAAATATCTCGCACAAAAATTCGGAGCGTATTTGAAACAGGTAAAGAACTAAGATTTTTGAAGTCAATTGCAAAACGGATATTGGAACTCTAGCATATATTAATGCGGAATTTCTTGAAATGGGGCAAGCTGTTAATTTGTTGGTTCTGCAAACTTTGCTGGGTGCGCTTCATACATTGAGCTTCGAGGTTTTTACTCGGACTTTGTCTTCACGGAGTGCGAAGTCGAAAGACCACTGGCAGCCACATAATGGTTTAAAGGGGGGCGAAAGATAACGTACAAGCGGTAACAATGCATTATATACAGGATACAAACTGGCAACGAATATAAGCGACGATTATATCTACAGAActtctttaaaacaaaacgcCTTCCATCAAGCATCAATAAAACACGAAGACGTAATCTCATACAACGGCCAGGGCGCAAATTGGAGAACTTTATGGCGCGGCCAAGAGGTGCATGTTGGTGCCACAAACATGATTCCACACATAGCGCGATTTGATTTAgtaacaaacacaaaaaacgCAGGAACTTGGCAGAGAGAAGAAAATCCATTAAATAGGCGCTGTTATATATAAACCGCCCGTTCAGCCAGCCTATGCTGTAAGCGTGGCAGTTTATGCAAAAATGGCACGTTTCGCCGCGACGCGCCAACTTCAACGTTATCAACTAgatgtatgacgtcacaaagataTACCGCGCGAACAGGCACGCTCAGTTCGCCAGCCAAAGTTAACAGAATTGCCTGACGTCACGGACAACGACGTAACGATCAAGTGGTCCATCCCGGTGACGTACTAGGTCCCGCTTCTACTCTTTGCCTCTTGGTCGGGAGACGATCTCCGTTCTCTAGGAGCATGCTGTTTCGTTCGTCCATGTCGTAGGATGCCACAACTTCCATCGGAGATCTGCAGAAGATGGACTTGTACGGAGGATGGACAATACTAATTTACAAAATGAGGAAAGTGAAGAATAGCACATTGATTTAGTGACGTATTTAGCGAAAAACGTTCAGCTTTTGTACTGATTCATTTTGTAACCTACATGTCAAAGTAGGTAATCTTTGTAAGGCACAAAATGTAGAGTTTGtgctgtttcaaatttttcagaaGAATCAGCAAAACACGACATTATCAGAGCAAAAGTTTAGGAAACATTGTGAAAATTACAGCCACGGTGAATCAGTTAAAAATTGCTGCCCAAATCAGTGCTTTTATTGTCAAAATGTTCCTAACCACGAGTTTTTTTCATGAAGCCAATATCACACCTGTTAGCTAACTTATTCACATCAATGCACCCACCTTCCTTCAACTGAGCGATTCATCGAGGCTTGGTCTGCCATTTTGTCTGGGGGTGACGCTGGTTCGCTTTTGATCGTTACCATGGGAACACCGTGATGAGCAAGAGAACtttaagaaaatacaaaaatgcaaGGTCAATGGTAATTGAATGCCAAGTGAAGCGAGGCACCGTATCAAACATCTGTTCCTTATGGGTGTTTATAGAAAATTGCATTGCGTCATGTTTAACGAGTTGAAAGATACAAGACAACGAAATACCTTTGAATTTGTGGTGTTCCCAGCTGGTGTTGGGGCCATTGGTGCAATATCGATCCCGGTGACGGGGAAAAACCTGGCAAATCACTGCCTGTCAAAATCGGATAATCACCtactacaaaatttaaaaaaaaatatttaccaagtGCACGTTCTTGGATTAAAAGACAAACAAGGCGTTAGCTGTATAAAGATTTTTCTACAGGACGAATACTTTCAAAACGTGTTAATTTTCATGCCATTTGTTAACTTACCAGCACTATAACCTTGCTGTACATAGGGCATCACACTGGGCGTAGCCAAGCTTACAACCGGCGTTGAAAGTTCATTTACACCATCCTAAAGAAGTAAACTTATAAAATTAGACCAACCAATGAAACTTGTGCAATAACCCTTTGGGATAAATCTAATAAGAAATCGCTGCTTGGGGTAGACATTCAATAAATGTGCGAGTCCATGTACATCTCACTAGGTACTTACCATCTGGGGATTGTGAGATTGGGGTATGACAACATGAAGATGGGATCGGTTGGGTGAAGGTGGGTTAATAATCTGTTTCCGGGGCATTGGGGAAGTGCGGTCCTGCTGTATGTGCATTGAAGGCGATGACCCCCTCTGCTGGCTGGGTCCGCTATATCCATTTCCTAAAgattaaacaacattttatcaGCTATGCACAAAAACATATGCAAATATTAAGTAAGGTAAAATATACTTGTCAAGCTGAcagttttgtttataaaaatgtgCTAACTTTTGCAATCTTTTTTACTAAACCAAAACAACTGTAACAGAGTGCAAAATTACCGCAATTAATTATAGTAAGCACAATTAGTCTCACCGCCAGGTGAAGAAGCATCCGATACCATGCTCATTTCTGGGCTGTACATCGGACCTGTGTGAGTGGATGACAGTGTTAGTGGCATGCAGTAAACTAAACTAATGCAAGCAAGAAGTGTCcttagaaaataaaaagaggaattgaagaaaattaaattgtatATTTTCCAAGGCTACATTTGCAGTTGGCTTCAACTTGCAGTTTGTGCTTGGTGATGGGTTAATTAAGTTTGTTTCAGTCTAGCGCATGCAACTGTTTTTTATTCCAGGGGCTTTGAAATTCgaatagaaaaacaaaacaaaattaactgtGCACTTTTCAGGCGCTCATGGATGAGATTGTAAAATATGCTGATAATTATTCTACCAAAATCACAAGTTCTTTGTGTCTTATGTAGCGCAGCATCAgtttaaatttacaaaataatccCCATTCAAAATGTTATAATATAGGCAAGAGTGATTCGcatcaaattaaaatttttaggctTCACAAAAACAAGCTATTTTCTCAGCTTAAAGAACTTATTGCATATTGACTTATACATACGTGAATTGATTAACTGCAAAAGTAATAGTTCTGTAAAGGATTACATTTAAGGCATGGACATTGTTATCAACAAGTAGGAATTTTAGCAAATTTcaatataacaaaatttagCGATCATTTCAGGATATTTCAATTTCGAAAATCCTTAAAACAAAATCTACATCTACAAGGAAAAATCATGCACTAACGCGATTGCCACCTATGCCAATTACGTTCCACCAAAACTACGTCAGAGCACTCGGATCTTAACAAATGCTACTTTAATCAAATTTACTTAATTACCAGAGGGGGATCGACTGGGACTGTGTCCGCCGCCAGCTAAAGGGCTTCTTGGAAGAGGACTACTTCTGCGATGAGGATGCAGAAGATTAGGATCATGTTCCGGGTGAAGTCCATGAGGGTGAAGTCCAAATCCGCTTGTCGGGTAGGAGGGGATTCCTCGATCTGTGACTGGGAACGAAACGGGGTGAGAAGGAAAATCAGTTgcctgaaaaagaaaatacacatttaaaatataaaaccagGGATACCAGAGCTAACCCACAGAAATTATATAAAGCATTGACATTTGCTATTATCACATGTTATGACACATAACAAGGTGCAAGGAAGGATAAATCAAGGAGTGCGATTTACTGCTGAAGAAACAGTCCAGACATTGGTGGAAATGGTGAAAACATACTTGCTGCGGACGGAGGGTGGTCATCATTTCATCGAATTGCTTATCAATCTGAGCATATCTCTGCATTGTTCCAGGAGTAGGAAGCTGGGGTTGGTGATCTACATCAGGGCTGTCACAATTCTTGTTGTCCTTCTTGTTCAGCATCTAAGAGAACGGTCATGATAAATGACATGGTGTATTTTCTATTAATTGTGCAGCTATAACAATGTCTCTTTCCACAAcgaaaagtaattttaaacttaacaTGAACAGTATAAGCGCAAGACATCAAATACtacagttttatttatttgcattaaaaataaGAGTAATATAATATGTCTTTGGTATACTGTATAGTTGGCATatgttaattattaatttacaGTGGTTCATTCTGAGGATAGCTCTGGAAAGAAAAGCAGTGTGATAAATAATACGAGTTTGTGCTGAAGTTTACATTCACACTTCcataatgtttaatttaaacagGCTACTGCCGGTTTGAAGTACAGTATCAACATCAGTACT
Proteins encoded in this window:
- the LOC143444928 gene encoding zinc finger MYM-type protein 1-like, which encodes MASQLSGWDKAKKKRKEAAEQEKLLAKIPKLSSYFGMRAASSQLPASDAIANSSAPEDQAKQDEPDEEREDKERESSAERAEVKGDAITGEALAQTLEDITNDLGQWGKINADTREYWAKKGSKHCQHTESMFEESARQYLGESFQRRCTKTFFVRTHPLNGEKSYRQWLCYSPSTGKVFCFACKLFGGNAVQATKFVSGGFDNWRTGESRIKMHESSDGHRKAMLSFASRQREAGRVDYLAAKQVEEERCYWRQIVKRLIDVLIFLAKRGLAIRGADEIIGSPHNGNYLGIIELLAEYDTLLASHIRKYANCGKGHISYLSSTICEELVQLMGQKVQDTILKEAKKAKYFSVSIDSTPDVSHLDQLTIVIRYVLPLGPVERFLTFLPMMRHTATHMASILLNFLKENGLDVTNCRGQSYDNASNMSGRYNGVQAIVKRECKYAAFIPCCNHSLNLVGDQAVNSCAGCTRFFHFVNGLYVFLSESTYRWQKLKNRCTLTLKGLSGTRWCERADAVKALVEGWKSIQEVLDELAADKEQKADTRNQADGFSRRMDELETAVMATAWNDILCRLNSTSISLQDPTVSLNTATSLLASLVDTIQFARDRFDVYEQMAIEKVPHGEYKAEERRGRKRKRMPDEGAANEENLTPRETFKTHIYLVMIDRLLAELEKRMKAYEDISTTFGFLSELTSLSIKQIENKAQNLVSSYPDDLEDTLVAELIQFAAFMRTQKSVSVNESAELTMYKLLSSLNLSQTFPNVEIALRIYLCLMVSNASGERSFSKLGIVKGELRSSMREERLNMLALMSIEHEVLSSLDCTDMIEDFALAKARKTVV
- the LOC143445555 gene encoding myocyte-specific enhancer factor 2C-like isoform X3, encoding MGRKKIQISRIGDERNRQVTFTKRKFGLMKKAYELSVLCDCEIALIIFNSSNKLFQYASTDMDKVLLKYTEYNEPHESRTNSDIIEMLNKKDNKNCDSPDVDHQPQLPTPGTMQRYAQIDKQFDEMMTTLRPQQATDFPSHPVSFPVTDRGIPSYPTSGFGLHPHGLHPEHDPNLLHPHRRSSPLPRSPLAGGGHSPSRSPSGNGYSGPSQQRGSSPSMHIQQDRTSPMPRKQIINPPSPNRSHLHVVIPQSHNPQMDGVNELSTPVVSLATPSVMPYVQQGYSAVGDYPILTGSDLPGFSPSPGSILHQWPQHQLGTPQIQSSLAHHGVPMVTIKSEPASPPDKMADQASMNRSVEGSIVHPPYKSIFCRSPMEVVASYDMDERNSMLLENGDRLPTKRQRVEAGPSTSPGWTT
- the LOC143445555 gene encoding myocyte-specific enhancer factor 2C-like isoform X2, giving the protein MGRKKIQISRIGDERNRQVTFTKRKFGLMKKAYELSVLCDCEIALIIFNSSNKLFQYASTDMDKVLLKYTEYNEPHESRTNSDIIEMLNKKDNKNCDSPDVDHQPQLPTPGTMQRYAQIDKQFDEMMTTLRPQQATDFPSHPVSFPVTDRGIPSYPTSGFGLHPHGLHPEHDPNLLHPHRRSSPLPRSPLAGGGHSPSRSPSGPMYSPEMSMVSDASSPGGNGYSGPSQQRGSSPSMHIQQDRTSPMPRKQIINPPSPNRSHLHVVIPQSHNPQMDGVNELSTPVVSLATPSVMPYVQQGYSAVGDYPILTGSDLPGFSPSPGSILHQWPQHQLGTPQIQSSLAHHGVPMVTIKSEPASPPDKMADQASMNRSVEGRSPMEVVASYDMDERNSMLLENGDRLPTKRQRVEAGPSTSPGWTT
- the LOC143445555 gene encoding myocyte-specific enhancer factor 2A-like isoform X1 produces the protein MGRKKIQISRIGDERNRQVTFTKRKFGLMKKAYELSVLCDCEIALIIFNSSNKLFQYASTDMDKVLLKYTEYNEPHESRTNSDIIEMLNKKDNKNCDSPDVDHQPQLPTPGTMQRYAQIDKQFDEMMTTLRPQQATDFPSHPVSFPVTDRGIPSYPTSGFGLHPHGLHPEHDPNLLHPHRRSSPLPRSPLAGGGHSPSRSPSGPMYSPEMSMVSDASSPGGNGYSGPSQQRGSSPSMHIQQDRTSPMPRKQIINPPSPNRSHLHVVIPQSHNPQMDGVNELSTPVVSLATPSVMPYVQQGYSAVGDYPILTGSDLPGFSPSPGSILHQWPQHQLGTPQIQSSLAHHGVPMVTIKSEPASPPDKMADQASMNRSVEGSIVHPPYKSIFCRSPMEVVASYDMDERNSMLLENGDRLPTKRQRVEAGPSTSPGWTT